Proteins encoded in a region of the Orcinus orca chromosome X, mOrcOrc1.1, whole genome shotgun sequence genome:
- the PRR32 gene encoding proline-rich protein 32, which translates to MACTENVLGGHAPSPTAVAADEHGTPELRPGVPLQCPSSMQKDDVESWGLPRVPLRPPFNVLADLAREQLERPSERTGSCIPVDDSRALNPHYEPPPAVAEESLATAEVNSSEGLAGRRQRGQDSINVSREFSGGPPALMVGGTRVSNGGTERGGSNAKLYVALPRGQGFFPSGGSQVRGPPPIPTLRSGIMMEVPPGSTRVTCKERLAHVSFPLGGPRHPVENWPRPMPLSSSTPGLPSCTTAHCFIPPRPPSFNPFLAMPMAFAPPPIFGPPLPSYFANFPSWGMLAPASSNRENN; encoded by the coding sequence CCTTGGAGGGCACGCCCCTTCACCCACAGCAGTAGCTGCCGATGAACATGGGACCCCAGAGCTGCGCCCCGGCGTGCCCCTCCAGTGTCCGAGCTCCATGCAGAAGGATGATGTGGAATCCTGGGGCCTCCCTCGCGTCCCCCTGAGACCTCCCTTCAATGTACTGGCCGATCTGGCAAGAGAGCAACTGGAGCGTCCCTCAGAGAGAACAGGATCCTGCATTCCTGTCGACGATTCGAGAGCTCTCAACCCCCACTATGAGCCACCACCTGCTGTTGCGGAAGAGTCCCTAGCAACAGCAGAAGTAAATAGCTCTGAGGGGCTGGcaggcaggaggcagaggggacaggATTCTATTAATGTGTCCCGGGAATTCTCTGGCGGCCCTCCCGCACTGATGGTGGGGGGCACGAGGGTCAGCAATGGGGGCACTGAGAGAGGTGGCAGTAATGCAAAGTTATATGTGGCTTTGCCAAGGGGTCAAGGATTCTTTCCATCCGGGGGCTCTCAAGTAAGAGGCCCGCCACCTATCCCCACCCTTAGATCAGGGATAATGATGGAGGTGCCTCCAGGAAGCACGAGAGTGACCTGCAAGGAAAGGTTGGCTCATGTTTCCTTCCCACTGGGAGGCCCGCGGCACCCCGTGGAGAACTGGCCAAGGCCTATGCCCTTGTCGTCCAGCACTCCAGGTTTACCTTCTTGCACTACTGCTCATTGCTTCATTCCTCCTCGACCTCCAAGTTTCAATCCATTTCTCGCTATGCCTATGGCTTTTGCTCCTCCTCCGATATTTGGTCCTCCACTGCCTTCCTATTTTGCCAATTTCCCTTCCTGGGGAATGCTGGCTCCTGCATCCTCAAACAGAGAGAACAACTga